The Punica granatum isolate Tunisia-2019 chromosome 4, ASM765513v2, whole genome shotgun sequence sequence CCCGAAGTTCTGCTGAACTCGCGTCCGGTGCTTCCTTCATCGTTAAGCCTGGCCGCCATTGTTAAGGATCTCGTAAGAAAGCTCAGACCGTTGAGAAGATTCAGAGGCCCCTCCCTCtcacacactctctctctgtctctcttccTTGTCTGTGACAGTAAACAATGCACGGGCGGCCTCGTATGGCTCCCAATCCGGAGGACGCGGCCGCCTCCGCCGCCAAATCCCAGAAGCTCCGATCCCTCCAGTCTCAGTTCCTGTCTTTCCACCATAGCCGCACGTActactcctctctctctctgaggTCCAGTGAATGATTCCCTCCTTTTGCAATTTCCGAATCCAATGCTTATACTTTCATTGCGGTTGCATTCTCGCAGCTACACCAAGGAGGCTCTGGAGATCAGCGCGAAGCTGCTGGAGATCAATCCGGAGAACTACACCGCCTGGAACTATCGGAAGCTCGCCGTCGAGCACTGCGTCAAAGAGTCCGAGTCTGATCCCAGCTCTGTTAAGTCGATCTTCGACAAAGAACTTAAAGTGGTTTGTTCAATACATCACTCTATATTAACTCAATCGACTTTGGTGATTCAATTGTTGATCGTCCATTTTCACTGTCAAGGTTTGAGCTTTTGTAATTTCAATGTTACATGTGAACCAGGATCAGATTATCTCTTCGTCGGCTGTTTTATAATCTTTCTCTTCCTGGCTTAGCTTTCATACGGTAGTTGAACTTGGCTCATTTTTGGCATTCATAAGGAAAAGAATGCAAAGGAGGACTAAGTctcggtttttttttccctgcaTATTCCCTGGCTACATTATTTTCTAGCTCGTTTCTGCAGCCCAATCGGTTGTTAGGAAGATGTTCTATGGTGCTTTTCCCCCTCCTTTTCTTGGTGCTGCAAAGCATGGGTTGGGAGTCCGCCCGCACTGTAAAGTTTTTGGATTGAGCGGGCAAACTTTTCACAGGTAGAGAGTGCACTGAGgcaaaatttcaaatcctATGGAGCATGGCATCATCGAAAATGGGTATTAAGCAAGGGCCATTCATCCATAGATGAAGAATTGAGGCTTTTGGATAAGTTGCAAAAACAAGATTCCCGGAACTTCCATGCTTGGAATTACAGGAGGTTAACATCTTGACCTATTATAATTGTCAATAAGGGATTTCTCACCGTAATCTGACTTTCCTTCCGGAAGTTTTTGGCAGATTTGTGGCAGCACTGATGAATCGATCCATCGAGGACGAATTGAAGTACACAGAaaatttgattgaaaataatttcagtAATTATTCAGCCTGGCATAATCGCAGGTACAGTTTTATTATATCCATGCTGTGTACGAACTGTCTTCTGTGGCATGTTCAGTGGTAAAGCAGTTGTCTTCTGATTCGTACTTGAGTATTAGAGATTGAAATGTAGTAGCAGAATTCTTGGTAAGGACAAACCTTTTCATGGGAGCCATGTATATGACTGTTTGCTAGAGGGCATTGACTCTGTGCATTGTTCTTTTAAGTTGCCAAATTCTTAAGGTCAGTGAAGTATATCCTCTTATCAGGGAGATAGAATTTAAAGGCAGGATTCTGTATTTCTTCTTTGTGAACATGATTTAAAAAAGATATgcaaatatttgaaaaactaTATCTGGGATTGATTTGACTTGTTTAATCATTAGGTTACATTCTTTTACAGTATCCTATTGTCCGAGCTAGTAAAGAAAAAGGATCAAGGATCATCTACTCAAGATGTTTTGAGCGAGGAGTACAATTTTGTGCGTGATGCTCTATTTACAGATCCGGATGATCAGAGTGCTTGGTTTTATCATCTATGGCTCCTTCAACAAACAATCCAATCTAAGGCTCCCCTACTTGTATCTTCTTGGCCTGCCAATGGGGCTGATCTAAGGGTGTCGGGAAACGGGTGCCTTGGTGGTGCATCGGGTTTATTCTCTAGGCTTTCTAGTGACTTAAGAAGATTCCCGCtggttctttttttcaatcagAATGTAGAAGGCATTAGCTCGTTGACAGTAACTGTGGAAGCTTCATTTATTACGAGCAAAGATCTTACATGGAAGTCACTTTCACCAAAAACTTCTCGATTTGGGCGAGTTTGGGTTGCATATCTAGATATATCTAGTGTAGATCTTGATTACTTGAACCCCCAAAAAGTTGTGGTGAGACTGGGACATTGCCCAGGCATCATGTCTTCAAGTGGTCTTCCGCTCAGCAAACCGTTTAGGTTAGAGTACACAATAGCTGCAAAACCTATTGAAACCAAATCTTCTGGAAGGCACGAGAATGAAATATTTCAATGGAAAGAAGATGACTTTCATAATTCTGAAGGACAGCTGGAAGAATCAATTCCTCGTCTGCTTTATACACGAGCAGTTGAGGATAATGATGAGGCAGCAGCTTCGAGGTGGCATATTGATACCATGACAGAAGAGATAAATCATGTTAGGGTCTTGTTGGCGAGCTCGGACTGGTAGGCCCTGTTTGTTTTGgtaagaaatttgattttaactttaactcaacacactacacaacaaaaacacacgtttccgaagtcaaatttataatcacatctcatttgcccttttccacaatcaaaatcataatcaaaatcaaagtaactttaactctgaatctaAACGGCCCCGTAAAGTCTGTAACTGATTGGTATTTTGTAGTTTCTGAATTTTGCTAGTGCTGATTGCTTTccattcaattttctttttcttgtagcaaaattggaaaattgaTGCTTGCCAGACTTCTGATGGCTCGGGATGACATGTTGTCTCCATATGCGAATAAGATGGCTCATTCTGAAGAAGTTCTTGAACTGTATAGAGATCTCATAAGATTGGATCCACCACATTCTCATTATTATAAGGACCAAAGCAGCTTGGTTTTGATGCAGCAGGtaaatttcctttcttttaagTCTATTTCTGGAGATGTATGGGCGTTTCCGTAAAATAGTCGTGAAAATTATCCTAGACTTCACtaatttccttttcatttcaCCAGTAAAAGGTAACAATTGGAATTGGCAAAAGAAGGTAACTGAACTCATTTTTCATGTAGGAGAATAGAACCCTACCCAACTTTTATTTCAGAGTAAGTTTTGATTAAACAAGAATAGGCAACATGTTTGCCTATGCTTCATGCTTTGTATTTCTGAATGTGAAATATATAGAACTAATCAAAGAGGTTGTAGTATAGTGGTGTACGCCCTCACTTGGTAATCAAGAGGTTTTGGGTTTGATACTGGGACTacccgtgcccctttattagctattgggatctctatttcattgtactaggccAATGGTCCTCCCTTGTAACCggaaaaaatatagaaaactAGTCGTGGAGAACCAAACCAAATCTTCATTGAGTCATCAAGTGAGTAATTTTTTCCAATCAAAATCTTTTGAAATACAAATATCAAATATCTTAGTTCGGTAAATAGATGATCTGTCCCAGACAATTTGTAATTCATTAACAATTGTTTAAATGGTCAAAGCAGTCTGAGGACATCTGGCTAGGTCCATCATAGCTCtgctttatattatatagatagatataaatttagatatagatatgaaGACCTTAGGTCTAAAATTTTGTGTAATTCTTGCAGCTGGTTTCCAGCAGGGATTCTTTATTGAAACACTGCTTTTGCTACGAAGGCATCAAGTCCTCGAGTATTGATGGTCCTGTCTGTTTACGCCTCAATAACCTGTCGTTGTCTCGGGTGGGATCATTTGAGAAATTACTGTGGGTTCATATCCTAGACCTCAGCGACAACGAGCTTCATTCAATTCAAGGTAAGTTGCTTCCACCAAATTTTAGTGCCAGATTGGTTCACTTGATGAAGTTAGGAGTCTTTTGCCTCATATAGATTGGATCTTCCCTGTCTAATATCATGTTACTTTGTAGAAGATCTCCCCTGTCCCTAAAGTTTGTGTTGATTTCTATTGCCAACTTCTTGTGAAATTCGACGAGTCAGTTTTCTCTCGAGATGGATCCTCAGTTTTTCAAGGCTCTTATTACCTAGTTTCAGGAGATTCTCAAGTTCTGCTCTCTCCTCTGGCCCGTCCAGAGGGGCTGGATTTTGATTAGGTCTCTGGTGTAGACAAAACCAaggcatctttttttttaaaaaatactgCCATTCTCGATGAAACGTAATTTGCGAATTTTCAGTATTTTATGCACTGATAATTGGTATAATACTTAAGCAGTCCGTTATGTAATTTGAAGTGATTTCTTGTTTCCTCTTTAAAGAGATGGAAAGAGATTAACTGGTTTTATCCCGACCTTACTACAGGAATAGAGGCTCTGCAACTCCTTTCTTGCTTGAACCTACGCAGCAACAAACTCACCAGTTTCTCTGCTCTGGAACCCCTGAGATCACTCAAGTGTCTGAGAGCATTGAACATATCGTACAATGAGATCGGGTCCCACCCTATAGACACCTGTCGCTATCTGGTCACGTCTCCGCTGTCGCACTCGGCGGAGATCTCTTGGAACCGGGATGAGGATTTGCCGGATGGAGTTGATGTGGAGAATTACTGGGAGGCTTTCCTGGTGTTCAAAGACTTGGACTTGGTGCAGTTAGACATAGCAGGAAACCCAGTTGCTGATGAGAGGTTCCAGTCTTTCTTGGTCAAGATTACTCCTGAACTTACGTGGTTGGATGGCCAAAAATTGCATTGATGCGTTAATGCAACAGTATTGTTACCACTT is a genomic window containing:
- the LOC116204521 gene encoding geranylgeranyl transferase type-2 subunit alpha 1 gives rise to the protein MHGRPRMAPNPEDAAASAAKSQKLRSLQSQFLSFHHSRTYTKEALEISAKLLEINPENYTAWNYRKLAVEHCVKESESDPSSVKSIFDKELKVVESALRQNFKSYGAWHHRKWVLSKGHSSIDEELRLLDKLQKQDSRNFHAWNYRRFVAALMNRSIEDELKYTENLIENNFSNYSAWHNRSILLSELVKKKDQGSSTQDVLSEEYNFVRDALFTDPDDQSAWFYHLWLLQQTIQSKAPLLVSSWPANGADLRVSGNGCLGGASGLFSRLSSDLRRFPLVLFFNQNVEGISSLTVTVEASFITSKDLTWKSLSPKTSRFGRVWVAYLDISSVDLDYLNPQKVVVRLGHCPGIMSSSGLPLSKPFRLEYTIAAKPIETKSSGRHENEIFQWKEDDFHNSEGQLEESIPRLLYTRAVEDNDEAAASRWHIDTMTEEINHVRVLLASSDCKIGKLMLARLLMARDDMLSPYANKMAHSEEVLELYRDLIRLDPPHSHYYKDQSSLVLMQQLVSSRDSLLKHCFCYEGIKSSSIDGPVCLRLNNLSLSRVGSFEKLLWVHILDLSDNELHSIQGIEALQLLSCLNLRSNKLTSFSALEPLRSLKCLRALNISYNEIGSHPIDTCRYLVTSPLSHSAEISWNRDEDLPDGVDVENYWEAFLVFKDLDLVQLDIAGNPVADERFQSFLVKITPELTWLDGQKLH